Proteins encoded by one window of Cloeon dipterum chromosome 2, ieCloDipt1.1, whole genome shotgun sequence:
- the Rpn9 gene encoding 26S proteasome non-ATPase regulatory subunit 13, which produces MASTGAVKDATKYLATQQAESPAELAAEWAKLEELYNKKLWHQITLKLGIFVKHPALLTGDKLIQLYNNFIQVFENKINPLALVEIIAIVVQQYENPKDAIAFLEQTEPKVKSCTEAVSLCKVLAGSLMLNKLQDQSGTKKVIDDVGKLLGDEDGVTPVHGRYYQLASDLYRLQSNYAEYYRASLRYLGCSDLSTITSEDKINIAAFLGLAALLGEGVYNFGELLAHPVLESLEGTPAVWIKHLLLAFNQGDIAKFEQMRPHWESMGDLVAHEKQLREKITLLCLMEMTFKRPSNNRILTFAEIAKETQLPVTDVEFLVMKALSLGLVRGAIDQVAQNVQMTWVQPRVLDKNQINGMIQRLNAWCNDVKLMENLMEEKAHEILTL; this is translated from the exons ATGGCGTCGACCGGTGCAGTGAAGGATGCAACTAAGTATTTGGCCACTCAGCAGGCCGAATCTCCTGCCGAATTGGCCGCCGAATGGGCTAAACTCGAAGAGCTTTACAACAAAAA GCTATGGCATCAGATCACCTTGAAGTTGGGTATTTTCGTCAAGCATCCAGCTCTTCTCACTGGAGACAAGCTGATTCAACTCTACAACAATTTCATCCAAGTTTTTGAGAATAA AATCAATCCTCTTGCATTGGTTGAAATTATCGCCATTGTGGTGCAACAGTATGAAAACCCGAAAGATGCGATTGCATTTCTTGAACAGACTGAGCCAAAAGTGAAGTCTTGTACCGAAGCTGTGTCCCTGTGCAAGGTTCTAGCTGGTAGTCTAATGCTGAATAAACTGCAAGACCAATCAGGCACTAAG AAAGTTATTGACGATGTGGGAAAACTGTTGGGTGATGAAGACGGGGTCACTCCTGTTCACGGACGCTACTATCAGCTGGCTAGTGACCTTTACAGGCTGCAGAGCAACTACGCCGAGTACTACAGGGCCTCCCTGAGGTACCTGGGTTGCTCTGACTTGAGCACAATCACAAGCGAGGACAAAATCAACATTGCAGCATTCCTTGGCCTTGCAGCTCTTCTTGGTGAAGGCGTTTACAACTTTGGAGAACTG CTGGCCCATCCTGTTCTTGAGTCACTAGAAGGAACACCAGCCGTGTGGATCAAGCATTTGCTGCTAGCCTTTAACCAAGGAGACATTgccaaatttgaacaaatgaGACCCCACTGGGAGTCAATGGGCGACCTTGTAGCGCATGAGAAGCAGCTGCGGGAGAAAATTACTCTCCTGTGCTTGATGGAG ATGACGTTCAAACGCCCTTCAAACAACCGCATCCTCACTTTCGCTGAAATCGCCAAGGAAACCCAGCTGCCAGTAACAGATGTTGAGTTTTTGGTCATGAAGGCGCTGTCCCTAGGATTGGTCAGAGGAGCGATTGACCAGGTGGCTCAGAATGTGCAGATGACGTGGGTACAGCCACGAGTTCTTGATAAAAATCAG atcaATGGAATGATTCAGCGTCTGAATGCGTGGTGCAATGATGTTAAGTTGAtggaaaatttgatggaaGAGAAGGCTCACGAAATTCTCACCCTTTAG
- the superdeath gene encoding aminopeptidase N isoform X2: MSKVSPQTESMYPADFTMETAQKRKTRYQVSQPVALALLAAALLAIFLSGFVTYKVYSCKSEDSGNISNELNKGHTTAKLTDVRLPTSVVPDSYLVKLVPHLWGERSNFTFSGFVRIKVNVTEETSRITLHSNNLNISKELTQVFGPNNETITVTSQSRDEARQFHIIHTGSSLQKGLSYTVEITFDGILNDLLQGFYRSSYQQDNETKWIATTQFQPTDARQAFPCFDEPGLKARFSISLARPKELMAVSNMPKTNNISEPVEGMPGWEWDHFEESVPMSTYLVAFVISEFSKMDNGSFSVWSRRDAIKQAEYALQVGPAILKYFEKYFKIPFPLPKMDMVALPDFAAGAMENWGLITYRETAMLYEEGVSASSSKQRVAIVVSHELAHQWFGNLVTPSWWTDLWLNEGFATYVEYLGVDAVEPSWQVLEQFVVDEIQNVFSLDALESSHQISIEVGHPDEINEIFDRISYHKGASIIRMMDHFLTNKVFSKGLNNYLKNKAYGSATQNDLWDALTEQAHNDQVLDASTTVAEIMNTWTLQTGFPVLSVKRNYSNGSALINQTRFLINPESKTSRQDCWWVPITYTTAATKDFESTKPKLWMKKEPRVEVNDLPKGDSDWLIMNVQETGFYRVNYDKRNWELLTKALNSANFGGIHVINRAQLLDDSMSLARAGLLDYSVSLGVTKYLNNELEYTPWKSALNALGFIDSMLVRTAAYANFKAYMSNLMTRIYEETGSVEMPNEPQVTVYKRIRIMSWACSLGHQECVNHSISTFNQWLKSENPDKNNPVPANLKSVIYCTAIKHGGQREWDFLWERYQKSNVGSERDLMLTSLGCSREIWLLNRYLLWAVTDGSGIRKQDCARVFGAVSMNVAGSTVAFNFLRDEWDRIKSYVQKSGGFGGLAELADLLIPTITGQSEYQQLKEFATKRASDLGPATRAVEQTIERAQANVNWMKRNARNIEAWLETAVSGS; this comes from the exons ACCGAATCAATGTATCCAGCCGACTTCACCATGGAAACGGCGCAGAAGAGGAAGACGCGCTACCAAGTCTCCCAACCGGTGGCCCTGGCGCTGCTGGCGGCAGCGCTTTTAGCTATCTTTCTCTCTGGCTTTGTAACCTACAAAGTCTACAGCTGCAAGTCAGAGGATtcgggaaatatttcaaacgaaCTGAACAAAGGTCACACAACTGCCAAGTTGACCGACGTCCGGCTACCAACATCCGTGGTGCCAGACAGTTACCTGGTCAAACTGGTGCCGCACCTCTGGGGTGAACGGTCCAACTTCACCTTCTCAGGCTTTGTCAGGATCAAAGTCAACGTGACTGAAGAAACTTCAAGAATTACTCTCCATTCAAACAATCTTAATATTTC aaaagaaTTAACTCAAGTATTTGGTCCTAACAATGAGACTATTACTGTCACGTCTCAAAGCAGAGACGAAGCTAGACAGTTCCACATCATTCACACAGGTTCTTCACTGCAAAAAGGGCTTAGTTATACCGTGGAAATAACATTTGACGGTATACTGAATGATCTCCTGCAGGGTTTCTACCGTAGCTCTTACCAGCAAGATAACGAGACAAA GTGGATCGCAACAACACAGTTCCAGCCCACCGATGCTCGCCAAGCATTTCCCTGTTTTGATGAACCGGGACTAAAAGCAAGATTCTCAATCAGCCTTGCTCGGCCTAAAGAACTGATGGCTGTGTCGAACATGCCTAAAACGAACAACATATCTGAACCAGT tgaAGGTATGCCAGGCTGGGAGTGGGATCACTTTGAAGAGAGCGTTCCCATGTCGACCTATCTGGTTGCCTTTGTTATTTCCGAGTTCTCCAAAATGGACAACGGATCGTTCTCCGTTTGGTCCAGGAGAGACGCCATCAAACAGGCCGAATATGCTCTGCAGGTTGGGCCAGCCATCCTCAAGTATTTTGAGAAATACTTCAAGATTCCCTTCCCGCTGCCCAAGATGGATATGGTAGCGTTGCCCGACTTTGCTGCAGGTGCCATGGAAAACTGGGGCCTCATCACATACAG AGAAACCGCAATGCTGTACGAGGAAGGTGTTTCTGCAAGCAGTAGCAAGCAACGTGTAGCGATAGTCGTGTCGCACGAGTTGGCACATCAGTGGTTCGGAAACTTAGTCACACCATCTTGGTGGACCGATTTGTGGCTCAATGAAGGTTTTGCCACTTACGTCGAATATCTAGGAGTTGATGCt gtcGAGCCATCTTGGCAAGTCTTGGAGCAGTTTGTGGTTGATGAAATACAGAATGTATTTTCGTTGGATGCTCTGGAGTCATCCCATCAAATATCTATAGAGGTCGGCCATCCAGATGAAATCAACGAAATCTTTGACAGGATTTCATACCACAAAGGCGCTTCCATTATAAGAATGATGGACCACTTTTTGACAAACAAAGTGTTCAGCAAGGGCTTAAACAATTACCTAAAGAATAA aGCGTATGGCAGCGCGACGCAAAACGATCTTTGGGATGCGCTGACTGAACAAGCTCACAATGATCAGGTCCTTGACGCGAGCACCACCGTCGCGGAGATCATGAATACCTGGACCTTGCAGACAGGGTTCCCTGTGCTCAGTGTGAAGCGAAATTACTCCAATGGCTCAGCTTTGATAAATCAG ACTCGTTTCCTAATCAATCCTGAAAGCAAAACAAGCAGGCAGGACTGCTGGTGGGTGCCAATTACTTACACAACGGCAGCAACCAAGGATTTTGAAAGCACCAAGCCAAAGTTGTGGATGAAGAAGGAGCCGAGGGTGGAGGTCAACGACTTGCCCAAAGGAGATTCTGACTGGCTGATTATGAACGTCCAAGAAACAG gttTCTACCGAGTCAATTACGACAAGAGGAACTGGGAATTGCTGACAAAGGCACTGAACTCTGCAAACTTTGGCGGAATCCACGTCATAAACAGAGCCCAGCTGCTTGATGACTCCATGTCCCTGGCCAGGGCTGGTCTTTTGGACTACTCAGTTTCCCTGGGCGTCACGAAGTACTTAAACAACGAGCTTGAATATACTCCTTGGAAGTCAGCACTCAACGCCCTTGGCTTCATTGACAGCATGCTTGTACGAACCGCCGCTTACGCAAACTTCAAG GCATATATGAGTAACCTCATGACCCGCATCTACGAAGAAACAGGCTCGGTGGAAATGCCTAATGAGCCCCAAGTGACCGTCTACAAGCGGATTAGAATTATGAGCTGGGCCTGCAGCCTGGGCCACCAAGAATGCGTTAATCACAGCATCAGCACGTTCAACCAGTGGCTCAAAAGTGAAAATCCAGACAAGAATAATCC GGTTCCGGCCAACTTGAAGAGTGTGATTTACTGTACCGCGATCAAACACGGCGGGCAGAGGGAATGGGATTTCCTCTGGGAACGATATCAAAAATCGAATGTTGGCTCCGAAAGAGATTTAATGCTCACCTCTCTGGGATGCTCCAGAGAAATCTGGCTATTGAATAG ATATTTGTTGTGGGCTGTGACTGACGGTTCAGGAATCAGAAAACAAGACTGCGCCAGGGTATTTGGAGCTGTGTCCATGAACGTGGCTGGCTCCACAgttgcttttaatttcctgcgCGATGAGTGGGATCGCATTAAGAGCTA cGTCCAGAAGTCTGGTGGATTCGGAGGACTCGCTGAATTAGCTGACTTGCTTATCCCCACCATTACAGGCCAATCGGAGTACCAGCAG CTGAAGGAGTTCGCGACGAAGCGCGCCAGCGACTTGGGCCCTGCGACTAGGGCAGTGGAGCAGACTATCGAGCGGGCGCAGGCCAATGTCAATTGGATGAAGAGGAACGCGAGGAACATTGAGGCCTGGCTCGAAACCGCCGTCAGCGGAAGTTAA
- the LOC135937163 gene encoding SAC3 domain-containing protein 1, with amino-acid sequence MSSLGILGNFIHGTCEEMCPRSELEFRQRQRLLHPLEMKAGTIHHKPPLADPLKTVKEYSRSAAGVKAENADQLRPLPVLERTTIYLIRLAMEEQGLCGNWSTIYDFVTDRLRAVRKDIVIQGLSGRDVLPILEVMVLFHLYAGYRLCELKVSQFDPKLNNDMLIDCVRRALDTYDYGFTSRNQLLLESIFALHDINRTEGIVRLLSSKPRSKMTEDAIQMFILYSSNNYARLFRSFQDLPAPLACAMAQHLPSVRRNAFNAMSVAYSSKILKVPVQWLSSSLLLSCEDVRAEAKNYGVKQEADFLQFSKGNFNSDSKPVPCTRLKELEIESKMQVFIKEFLVLNFDLRK; translated from the exons ATGTCATCGCTTGgaattttgggaaatttcaTTCATGGGACATGTGAAGAAATGTGCCCCAGGTCTGAGCTCGAGTT CCGCCAAAGACAGAGACTCCTGCATCCACTTGAAATGAAAGCTGGCACGATACATCATAAACCTCCGCTAGCTGACCCTTTGAAGACGGTGAAAGAATACAGCCGGTCAGCTGCTGGTGTCAAAGCCGAAAATGCTGATCAGCTCCGACCTCTGCCTGTTCTTGAAAGGACAACGATCTATTTAATTAG GCTAGCCATGGAAGAACAGGGTCTGTGTGGAAATTGGTCAACAATCTATGATTTTGTAACTGACAGATTGCGAGCAGTTAGAAAAGACATCGTTATCCAGGGCTTAAGCGGACGGGATGTTTTGCCTATTTTAGAAGTTATGGTGTTGTTTCATCTCTACGCTGGATACAG GCTTTGTGAACTTAAAGTATCGCAGTTTGACCCTAAACTCAACAATGATATGCTGATTGACTGTGTCAGAAGGGCACTGGATACTTATGATTATGGATTTACATCTCGGAACCAGCTTTTGTTAGAGTCAATATTTGCACTCCATGACATAAACCGCACTGAAGGCATAGTCAGGCTGCTGTCTTCCAAGCCTAG GTCAAAAATGACTGAGGATGCCATTCAAATGTTCATTTTGTACAGTAGTAACAATTATGCAAGGCTGTTTCGTTCTTTTCAAGATTTGCCCGCACCACTTGCCTGTGCAATGGCTCAGCATTTGCCGTCAGTCAGAAG GAATGCTTTTAATGCTATGAGCGTGGCATACAGCAGCAAAATACTTAAGGTGCCGGTGCAGTGGCTGTCTTCTTCGTTACTCCTGAGCTGCGAAGATGTTCGTGCCGAAGCAAAAAACTATGGAGTCAAGCAAGAAGcagattttttacaattttcaaaagggaattttaattCGGACTCCAAACCG GTGCCTTGTACAAGACTGAAGGAATTggaaattgaatcaaaaatgCAAGTATTTATAAAAGAATTCCTGGTTCTAAACTTTGACTTacggaaataa
- the superdeath gene encoding aminopeptidase N isoform X1, which produces MSKVSPQTESMYPADFTMETAQKRKTRYQVSQPVALALLAAALLAIFLSGFVTYKVYSCKSEDSGNISNELNKGHTTAKLTDVRLPTSVVPDSYLVKLVPHLWGERSNFTFSGFVRIKVNVTEETSRITLHSNNLNISKELTQVFGPNNETITVTSQSRDEARQFHIIHTGSSLQKGLSYTVEITFDGILNDLLQGFYRSSYQQDNETKWIATTQFQPTDARQAFPCFDEPGLKARFSISLARPKELMAVSNMPKTNNISEPVEGMPGWEWDHFEESVPMSTYLVAFVISEFSKMDNGSFSVWSRRDAIKQAEYALQVGPAILKYFEKYFKIPFPLPKMDMVALPDFAAGAMENWGLITYRETAMLYEEGVSASSSKQRVAIVVSHELAHQWFGNLVTPSWWTDLWLNEGFATYVEYLGVDAVEPSWQVLEQFVVDEIQNVFSLDALESSHQISIEVGHPDEINEIFDRISYHKGASIIRMMDHFLTNKVFSKGLNNYLKNKAYGSATQNDLWDALTEQAHNDQVLDASTTVAEIMNTWTLQTGFPVLSVKRNYSNGSALINQTRFLINPESKTSRQDCWWVPITYTTAATKDFESTKPKLWMKKEPRVEVNDLPKGDSDWLIMNVQETGFYRVNYDKRNWELLTKALNSANFGGIHVINRAQLLDDSMSLARAGLLDYSVSLGVTKYLNNELEYTPWKSALNALGFIDSMLVRTAAYANFKAYMSNLMTRIYEETGSVEMPNEPQVTVYKRIRIMSWACSLGHQECVNHSISTFNQWLKSENPDKNNPVPANLKSVIYCTAIKHGGQREWDFLWERYQKSNVGSERDLMLTSLGCSREIWLLNRYLLWAVTDGSGIRKQDCARVFGAVSMNVAGSTVAFNFLRDEWDRIKSYLGSSLFSVSSMIRTSTLRLQSSRELQELKEFATKRASDLGPATRAVEQTIERAQANVNWMKRNARNIEAWLETAVSGS; this is translated from the exons ACCGAATCAATGTATCCAGCCGACTTCACCATGGAAACGGCGCAGAAGAGGAAGACGCGCTACCAAGTCTCCCAACCGGTGGCCCTGGCGCTGCTGGCGGCAGCGCTTTTAGCTATCTTTCTCTCTGGCTTTGTAACCTACAAAGTCTACAGCTGCAAGTCAGAGGATtcgggaaatatttcaaacgaaCTGAACAAAGGTCACACAACTGCCAAGTTGACCGACGTCCGGCTACCAACATCCGTGGTGCCAGACAGTTACCTGGTCAAACTGGTGCCGCACCTCTGGGGTGAACGGTCCAACTTCACCTTCTCAGGCTTTGTCAGGATCAAAGTCAACGTGACTGAAGAAACTTCAAGAATTACTCTCCATTCAAACAATCTTAATATTTC aaaagaaTTAACTCAAGTATTTGGTCCTAACAATGAGACTATTACTGTCACGTCTCAAAGCAGAGACGAAGCTAGACAGTTCCACATCATTCACACAGGTTCTTCACTGCAAAAAGGGCTTAGTTATACCGTGGAAATAACATTTGACGGTATACTGAATGATCTCCTGCAGGGTTTCTACCGTAGCTCTTACCAGCAAGATAACGAGACAAA GTGGATCGCAACAACACAGTTCCAGCCCACCGATGCTCGCCAAGCATTTCCCTGTTTTGATGAACCGGGACTAAAAGCAAGATTCTCAATCAGCCTTGCTCGGCCTAAAGAACTGATGGCTGTGTCGAACATGCCTAAAACGAACAACATATCTGAACCAGT tgaAGGTATGCCAGGCTGGGAGTGGGATCACTTTGAAGAGAGCGTTCCCATGTCGACCTATCTGGTTGCCTTTGTTATTTCCGAGTTCTCCAAAATGGACAACGGATCGTTCTCCGTTTGGTCCAGGAGAGACGCCATCAAACAGGCCGAATATGCTCTGCAGGTTGGGCCAGCCATCCTCAAGTATTTTGAGAAATACTTCAAGATTCCCTTCCCGCTGCCCAAGATGGATATGGTAGCGTTGCCCGACTTTGCTGCAGGTGCCATGGAAAACTGGGGCCTCATCACATACAG AGAAACCGCAATGCTGTACGAGGAAGGTGTTTCTGCAAGCAGTAGCAAGCAACGTGTAGCGATAGTCGTGTCGCACGAGTTGGCACATCAGTGGTTCGGAAACTTAGTCACACCATCTTGGTGGACCGATTTGTGGCTCAATGAAGGTTTTGCCACTTACGTCGAATATCTAGGAGTTGATGCt gtcGAGCCATCTTGGCAAGTCTTGGAGCAGTTTGTGGTTGATGAAATACAGAATGTATTTTCGTTGGATGCTCTGGAGTCATCCCATCAAATATCTATAGAGGTCGGCCATCCAGATGAAATCAACGAAATCTTTGACAGGATTTCATACCACAAAGGCGCTTCCATTATAAGAATGATGGACCACTTTTTGACAAACAAAGTGTTCAGCAAGGGCTTAAACAATTACCTAAAGAATAA aGCGTATGGCAGCGCGACGCAAAACGATCTTTGGGATGCGCTGACTGAACAAGCTCACAATGATCAGGTCCTTGACGCGAGCACCACCGTCGCGGAGATCATGAATACCTGGACCTTGCAGACAGGGTTCCCTGTGCTCAGTGTGAAGCGAAATTACTCCAATGGCTCAGCTTTGATAAATCAG ACTCGTTTCCTAATCAATCCTGAAAGCAAAACAAGCAGGCAGGACTGCTGGTGGGTGCCAATTACTTACACAACGGCAGCAACCAAGGATTTTGAAAGCACCAAGCCAAAGTTGTGGATGAAGAAGGAGCCGAGGGTGGAGGTCAACGACTTGCCCAAAGGAGATTCTGACTGGCTGATTATGAACGTCCAAGAAACAG gttTCTACCGAGTCAATTACGACAAGAGGAACTGGGAATTGCTGACAAAGGCACTGAACTCTGCAAACTTTGGCGGAATCCACGTCATAAACAGAGCCCAGCTGCTTGATGACTCCATGTCCCTGGCCAGGGCTGGTCTTTTGGACTACTCAGTTTCCCTGGGCGTCACGAAGTACTTAAACAACGAGCTTGAATATACTCCTTGGAAGTCAGCACTCAACGCCCTTGGCTTCATTGACAGCATGCTTGTACGAACCGCCGCTTACGCAAACTTCAAG GCATATATGAGTAACCTCATGACCCGCATCTACGAAGAAACAGGCTCGGTGGAAATGCCTAATGAGCCCCAAGTGACCGTCTACAAGCGGATTAGAATTATGAGCTGGGCCTGCAGCCTGGGCCACCAAGAATGCGTTAATCACAGCATCAGCACGTTCAACCAGTGGCTCAAAAGTGAAAATCCAGACAAGAATAATCC GGTTCCGGCCAACTTGAAGAGTGTGATTTACTGTACCGCGATCAAACACGGCGGGCAGAGGGAATGGGATTTCCTCTGGGAACGATATCAAAAATCGAATGTTGGCTCCGAAAGAGATTTAATGCTCACCTCTCTGGGATGCTCCAGAGAAATCTGGCTATTGAATAG ATATTTGTTGTGGGCTGTGACTGACGGTTCAGGAATCAGAAAACAAGACTGCGCCAGGGTATTTGGAGCTGTGTCCATGAACGTGGCTGGCTCCACAgttgcttttaatttcctgcgCGATGAGTGGGATCGCATTAAGAGCTA CCTTGGCTCGTCGCTGTTCAGCGTGAGCAGCATGATTCGCACATCCACACTTCGCCTGCAGTCTTCACGAGAGTTGCAAGAA CTGAAGGAGTTCGCGACGAAGCGCGCCAGCGACTTGGGCCCTGCGACTAGGGCAGTGGAGCAGACTATCGAGCGGGCGCAGGCCAATGTCAATTGGATGAAGAGGAACGCGAGGAACATTGAGGCCTGGCTCGAAACCGCCGTCAGCGGAAGTTAA